A part of Paraliobacillus zengyii genomic DNA contains:
- the secA gene encoding preprotein translocase subunit SecA, with product MRGLLKKVFDGNQRQLNQLQKTVDEIEAMEPEYQKLSDEEIREKTTEFQKRYQDGETLDDLLVESYAIVREAAKRVLNMHPFPVQILGALVLHQGDIAEMKTGEGKTLASTMPAYLNAVTGKGVHIITVNEYLAERDAREMGALFTFLGLTVGLNVNSLTKEEKRAAYLADITYGTNNEFGFDYLRDNMVLYKEQMVQRPLHFAIIDEVDSILIDEARTPLIISGSARKSASLYNQANAFIGGLKDETDYTYDEKTKGVQLTEEGINKAERFFNIENLFDLNHVTLTHHINQALKATVAMQRDMDYVIEEEQVVIVDQFTGRLMKGRRYSDGLHQAIEAKEGLQIQNESMTLASITFQNFFRMYDKLAGMTGTAKTEEEEFRNIYNMVVIAIPTNRVIVRDDKADLIFKSINGKFQAVVEDIKERYEAGQPVLVGTVAVETSEIISNYLKKAGVKHNVLNAKNHYREAEIIENAGQPGAVTIATNMAGRGTDIKLGEGVIERGGLAVIGTERHESRRIDNQLRGRSGRQGDPGITRFYLSMEDELMRRFGSDNMRAMMDRFGMDDSQPIESKVVSRAVESAQKRVEGNNFDARKTVLSYDDVLREQREIIYKQRFDVIDSDNLRDIIEEMIKTVVEQTVHTHTQDDDAEKWETQTIIEYVHANLVEDDYLVEEDLKGKEPQEMIDFILEKVDEKYDKKEEELTPDQMREFEKVIVLRTVDTKWMDHIDQMDQLRQGIHLRAYGQNDPLREYQMEGFAMFEQMVESINEEVARYVMKAQVRENLKRQEVAKDATAVSGDQEKKKKKKQPFIKADSVGRNDPCPCGSGKKYKQCHGK from the coding sequence ATGCGTGGATTACTAAAAAAAGTTTTTGACGGTAACCAGAGACAACTTAATCAATTGCAAAAAACAGTTGATGAAATAGAAGCGATGGAGCCAGAATATCAAAAGTTATCTGATGAGGAAATACGTGAAAAAACTACAGAGTTTCAAAAGCGCTATCAAGATGGGGAAACTTTAGATGATTTATTAGTAGAATCTTATGCGATTGTGCGTGAAGCAGCAAAACGTGTATTAAATATGCATCCATTTCCAGTTCAGATATTAGGAGCTTTAGTATTGCATCAAGGTGATATTGCTGAGATGAAGACAGGTGAAGGTAAGACATTAGCCTCTACTATGCCAGCATATCTAAACGCCGTAACAGGTAAAGGTGTACACATTATTACAGTCAATGAATATTTAGCAGAACGTGACGCACGTGAAATGGGTGCTCTGTTCACCTTCCTTGGGCTGACTGTTGGATTAAATGTCAATAGTTTAACTAAAGAAGAGAAAAGAGCTGCCTATTTAGCAGACATTACGTATGGAACAAATAACGAATTTGGTTTTGACTATTTAAGAGATAACATGGTGCTGTATAAAGAACAAATGGTTCAACGCCCATTGCATTTTGCTATTATTGATGAGGTCGATTCGATTTTGATTGATGAAGCACGTACACCATTAATCATTTCTGGATCTGCACGTAAATCTGCTAGTTTATATAACCAGGCAAATGCATTTATTGGTGGACTTAAGGACGAAACAGATTATACCTACGATGAGAAAACAAAAGGTGTTCAATTAACAGAAGAAGGTATAAATAAAGCAGAACGCTTTTTCAATATTGAAAACTTGTTTGACCTTAATCATGTAACATTAACACACCATATTAACCAAGCATTAAAGGCAACTGTAGCGATGCAACGCGATATGGATTATGTTATCGAAGAGGAACAAGTCGTGATTGTTGACCAATTTACTGGTCGTTTAATGAAGGGACGTCGTTACAGTGATGGTCTCCATCAAGCAATTGAAGCAAAGGAAGGCTTACAGATTCAAAACGAAAGCATGACACTTGCTTCTATTACATTCCAAAACTTCTTCCGAATGTATGATAAGTTAGCAGGTATGACAGGTACAGCAAAAACGGAGGAAGAAGAGTTTCGGAATATATATAACATGGTTGTTATTGCGATCCCAACTAACCGTGTAATTGTCCGTGATGACAAAGCAGATTTAATTTTCAAATCAATTAACGGTAAGTTCCAGGCTGTGGTTGAGGATATTAAAGAACGATACGAAGCAGGGCAACCAGTATTGGTTGGTACTGTAGCGGTAGAAACATCAGAAATAATATCAAACTATCTTAAAAAGGCCGGCGTGAAGCATAATGTATTAAACGCGAAGAACCACTATCGTGAAGCAGAAATCATCGAAAATGCCGGACAACCTGGCGCAGTCACGATTGCTACAAACATGGCTGGTCGTGGTACGGATATTAAACTTGGTGAAGGTGTAATTGAACGTGGAGGATTAGCTGTTATTGGTACAGAACGTCATGAATCTCGACGTATTGATAACCAGTTGCGTGGTCGTTCAGGTCGTCAAGGTGATCCAGGTATTACAAGGTTCTATTTATCAATGGAAGATGAATTGATGCGTCGATTCGGTTCTGATAATATGCGTGCCATGATGGATCGCTTTGGTATGGACGATAGCCAACCAATTGAAAGTAAAGTTGTATCTCGTGCAGTCGAATCTGCACAAAAACGTGTAGAAGGAAATAACTTCGATGCACGTAAGACAGTTCTTTCGTATGATGATGTTTTACGTGAACAACGTGAAATTATTTATAAACAGCGTTTTGATGTAATAGATTCTGATAATTTACGTGATATTATCGAAGAAATGATTAAAACGGTAGTAGAACAGACAGTCCATACACATACACAAGATGATGATGCGGAGAAATGGGAAACGCAAACGATCATAGAATATGTCCATGCTAATTTAGTTGAAGACGACTATTTAGTAGAGGAAGATCTAAAAGGTAAAGAGCCTCAAGAAATGATCGATTTTATCCTTGAAAAAGTCGATGAAAAATATGATAAAAAAGAGGAAGAACTGACACCAGATCAAATGCGTGAGTTTGAAAAAGTTATTGTACTTCGAACAGTTGATACAAAATGGATGGATCATATTGATCAAATGGATCAGCTTCGTCAAGGTATTCACCTACGTGCATATGGACAAAATGATCCATTACGTGAATATCAAATGGAAGGCTTTGCGATGTTTGAACAAATGGTTGAGTCCATTAATGAAGAAGTTGCACGTTATGTAATGAAAGCACAAGTCCGTGAAAACTTAAAACGTCAAGAAGTAGCAAAAGATGCAACAGCAGTTTCAGGTGATCAAGAGAAGAAGAAAAAGAAAAAGCAACCTTTTATCAAAGCAGACAGCGTTGGACGTAACGATCCATGTCCTTGCGGAAGCGGTAAAAAGTATAAACAGTGTCATGGTAAGTAA
- the yicI gene encoding alpha-xylosidase, giving the protein MKFTDGNWLEREGYQIHFPRVVHEVIEEENAVTLYAPCKFINHRGDTLDGPLLTIKLSAPINNVVRVQTWHFKGGKERYPNFDVKEERKSIDLTSEQETVSFSSGELKLTINKEVFGLVFENAIGKLTAVDSKSLAWIEGPEGKTFMRGQLGLGVGENLYGLGERFTPYVKNGQSVDSWNKDGGTSSEQSYKNIPFYLSNKGYGVFVNHPEEVSFELGSELVSRSQFSVEGEYLDYYLINGPTPKEVVSRYTELTGTPALPPAWSFGLWLSTSFTTDYNEETVMHFVDGMEKRGIPLSVFHFDCFWMKEFEWSNFIWDRRNFPDPEGMLKRLKDKGLKICVWINPYIAQKSELFKEACDNGYLLKKANGDVWQWDRWQAGMGIVDFTNPDAATWFQSKLKVLIDMGVDSFKTDFGERIPTDVVYFDGSDPQKMHNYYAYKYNEVVYDLLKEEKGSEEAVVFARSATTGAQQFPVHWGGDCDSTYEAMAESLRGGLSLTTSGFGYWSHDIGGFENTATPDVFKRWTAFGLLSSHSRFHGSSSYRVPWNFDEEAVAVARHFTKLKNSLMPYLYGQAVANSKTGVPVMRSMLLEFPEDPACETLDRQYMLGDSILVAPIFNEEGLGSFYLPEGTWTQLLTGEEVEGGKWIKQNYDYFNLPLFVRENSILPIGVNEEKPSYDYNNNVTFELYQIKEGTHVEKHLYDTSGKLTGSLTVSRQGNVLEVETDLTEKPYHIKLIGEKGNISASNGSIKLVSYGTMISPKLGTTKLSITL; this is encoded by the coding sequence ATGAAATTCACAGATGGAAATTGGCTTGAAAGAGAAGGGTATCAGATTCACTTTCCTAGAGTCGTACATGAAGTTATCGAAGAAGAGAATGCAGTTACATTATATGCTCCTTGTAAGTTTATAAACCACCGTGGTGATACACTAGATGGACCATTACTTACTATTAAATTATCAGCACCAATAAATAACGTTGTACGGGTGCAAACTTGGCATTTCAAAGGTGGAAAAGAAAGGTATCCGAATTTTGACGTGAAAGAAGAACGAAAATCAATCGATCTTACGTCAGAACAAGAAACAGTATCTTTTTCTAGTGGAGAATTAAAATTGACAATAAATAAGGAAGTATTTGGCCTCGTTTTTGAAAACGCTATCGGAAAATTAACGGCAGTTGATAGTAAAAGTTTAGCATGGATTGAAGGTCCAGAAGGAAAAACATTTATGCGTGGACAATTAGGTTTAGGTGTTGGTGAGAATTTATATGGTTTAGGCGAACGCTTTACGCCCTATGTGAAAAATGGGCAGTCAGTAGATAGTTGGAATAAAGATGGTGGAACAAGTTCAGAACAATCTTATAAAAATATTCCATTCTATTTAAGTAATAAAGGTTATGGTGTGTTCGTCAATCATCCAGAAGAAGTTAGTTTTGAGCTTGGATCTGAATTAGTGTCTCGTTCTCAATTCAGTGTAGAGGGAGAATATTTGGATTACTATTTAATTAATGGTCCAACACCAAAAGAAGTAGTGAGTCGCTATACAGAACTTACTGGAACACCAGCATTACCACCAGCATGGTCTTTTGGACTATGGCTATCGACGTCATTTACTACTGATTATAATGAAGAAACGGTTATGCATTTTGTTGATGGTATGGAGAAACGAGGGATTCCGTTAAGCGTATTTCATTTTGATTGCTTTTGGATGAAGGAATTTGAATGGAGTAATTTTATCTGGGATCGACGTAATTTTCCGGATCCAGAAGGCATGCTAAAACGCCTGAAAGATAAGGGATTAAAGATATGTGTATGGATTAACCCGTATATTGCACAAAAATCGGAGTTGTTTAAAGAAGCATGTGATAACGGCTATTTACTGAAAAAAGCAAATGGCGATGTATGGCAATGGGATCGTTGGCAAGCTGGTATGGGCATAGTTGATTTCACAAATCCAGATGCAGCAACATGGTTTCAATCCAAACTGAAAGTGCTTATTGATATGGGAGTAGACTCATTTAAAACAGATTTTGGCGAAAGAATACCAACAGACGTAGTATACTTTGATGGATCAGATCCCCAGAAAATGCATAACTATTATGCTTATAAATATAATGAAGTCGTATATGATTTGTTGAAAGAAGAAAAAGGATCAGAAGAAGCGGTAGTATTCGCACGGTCAGCTACAACAGGAGCACAGCAATTCCCAGTACATTGGGGTGGAGACTGTGATTCAACGTATGAGGCGATGGCGGAAAGTTTACGTGGAGGTTTATCATTAACAACATCCGGATTCGGTTATTGGAGTCATGATATTGGCGGCTTTGAAAATACGGCGACTCCTGATGTATTTAAAAGATGGACTGCATTTGGCTTACTATCAAGTCACAGTCGTTTTCATGGTAGCTCTTCTTATCGTGTACCATGGAATTTTGATGAAGAGGCTGTAGCTGTTGCGCGCCATTTCACAAAATTGAAAAATAGTTTGATGCCGTATTTATATGGGCAAGCAGTAGCAAATAGTAAGACTGGGGTTCCAGTTATGCGCTCGATGCTACTTGAATTTCCAGAAGATCCAGCTTGTGAAACACTTGATCGCCAATACATGTTGGGCGACTCCATTTTAGTTGCACCAATTTTCAATGAAGAAGGACTCGGTTCGTTTTATTTACCAGAAGGAACGTGGACGCAGCTTTTAACTGGTGAAGAAGTAGAAGGTGGAAAATGGATTAAACAAAACTATGATTATTTTAATCTGCCATTGTTTGTTCGAGAGAATAGTATTTTACCAATTGGCGTAAATGAGGAAAAACCTTCATATGACTACAATAATAATGTTACTTTTGAATTATATCAGATTAAGGAAGGTACCCATGTTGAGAAACATCTCTATGATACTTCTGGCAAACTAACTGGCTCGTTAACTGTTTCACGCCAAGGGAACGTTTTAGAGGTTGAAACAGACTTAACAGAAAAGCCTTACCACATAAAGTTAATAGGAGAAAAAGGTAATATTTCTGCATCAAATGGGAGCATAAAGTTGGTTTCATATGGTACAATGATCTCACCAAAGCTTGGAACTACTAAACTGTCTATTACGCTGTAA